Genomic DNA from Anthonomus grandis grandis chromosome 5, icAntGran1.3, whole genome shotgun sequence:
CCACAtactaaatttcattaaaaacaaagaacaaaTGCTTAAGTTATaagcaaaatctaaaaaaaaaactatcacCCTGCATCTTGGTTGCAGTTCATAttcggactaggaaaatttaacctaacctcattattttttatgagaggaatctgctgttaaaatatttaccattattaatgggacaccctgtatatataagtgtcgataaaaactttttttccgcTTTAATCACTTCATCCTCAAAAACCAGACTATTTCTATGAATTTGTACACGAAAGTGTCTATCTTTTTCCCCATcatactttgatttttttttttcattaaaagttgTCTGACATCTTTCCCTACACAAAATTTTATAGCCTCCCAACCTTATAATCTCAGATTGTCGTTCGAAGCAACTAGGAAAGATTGAGTTGCAGGCTATGcagcagtaatttaaaaaaatccttatttttaCAGCATTTAAAGCTTCGATTCATCTTATAAAACCAATActtgtaagaattttaattatatgctgctaaaaccatttaatttttaattaaaaatggctGGGAAatcatatcacattttttttaaatactacaataaaaaatgttatgtctATTTGAATGAGGAAAAAATGTAAGTAACTCCTTTTATAGAATCAAGTTACAACCCAACTGAGGTCAGATATGAATTTCTcgaataaaaaaacaccctcaattttagaatattgtaaaTACCATACTACCtaataattaaaaccttaaCCGTTAAGATTGAGggtaaaatatcaaatattaaaaattcttagaaattaattatattttttatctacaAGAGGTATCTAActataataacatttaaatccATTTAGAATCACGATCTTTGTAAGCCACTTCTCCTCTTCGGTACTTTGCCTCAAGATCATCTCTTTGAGATTTAATGAAATAACCATAAGCAAACATGGGTACAACCATCATCAATATACCCGATAAAACATTCTTTCCCTTAGGTTTGAAGTAATCATAGTAGTGAACCTGCATTGACTGGAGCCTCAAAAATTTGGAGTCAAACTgaaacaaaatgtaaattaatatttatatatacattataGTTAAAGTGCAAAGTCAGGGTTAATCATTacattatcaatattattttctgctCAAACTCAGGATTGCTTCATTTATAACTGAAACTATGGTCTGAAACTCACTTTAATTGGGACTTTGGTCacttttaaattaacatttaacaagCAGGGTTAGgtcttgttaaaaaaaaacagccaGTTCACAATAACCAAATGAAATATGTAAGTTTtgtttgaaaagttttttttttcacttaattGACAAAAAAGTCAAACAACATTGCTGCAGCTTTATATTTAATTGCAACTTAAGACAGTAACCAAATTTTTAGACCATTTAGAATTCATGTaaattatagccgtttatatttttttacatctaacaattcaataattttttactgaaaaacttttgtttgtagagatTTGTA
This window encodes:
- the LOC126735942 gene encoding NADH dehydrogenase [ubiquinone] 1 beta subcomplex subunit 4, whose product is MADKQLDVSPEARQIAEEKTQRKLVLRNEFLKLKSDPFRHAIGEGGAVFDSKFLRLQSMQVHYYDYFKPKGKNVLSGILMMVVPMFAYGYFIKSQRDDLEAKYRRGEVAYKDRDSKWI